One stretch of Flavobacterium sp. 9 DNA includes these proteins:
- a CDS encoding alpha/beta fold hydrolase: MKKPIKALLLLLTSSIFGIANAQVQMNFKFDTPYGKNTAVGKFAEINGAKIYYEEYGKGEPLLLIHGNGGSIESMGNQIDYFKSKYRVIVADSRGQGKSELKTDSLTYVQITKDTEELVNRLKLDSISIIGWSDGGIVGLQMGISGKSKIKKIVAMGANLRPDSTAIYSWATKDVQNLKKMIVSKIKEKDTSENWNLMKQLAGLLIYQPTIAAKDLSKIKAKVLIIAGDRDVIRNEHSVEIFENIPKAQLCIMPGETHFAPASSPEVFNALANKFLSEPFKRPDSDWTKWGK; the protein is encoded by the coding sequence ATGAAAAAACCAATTAAAGCATTACTTCTGTTATTAACATCTTCAATATTTGGAATCGCAAATGCTCAGGTTCAGATGAATTTTAAATTTGACACGCCTTATGGTAAAAATACCGCTGTTGGAAAATTTGCTGAAATCAATGGAGCTAAAATCTATTATGAAGAATATGGAAAAGGGGAACCGTTGTTATTAATTCACGGAAATGGAGGAAGTATTGAATCAATGGGAAATCAGATCGATTATTTTAAAAGTAAATATAGAGTTATTGTTGCTGATAGTAGAGGGCAAGGTAAATCAGAGTTGAAAACAGATTCTTTGACATACGTTCAGATTACAAAAGATACAGAAGAATTAGTTAATAGGTTAAAACTAGATTCGATAAGTATTATTGGATGGAGTGATGGGGGAATTGTTGGTTTGCAAATGGGGATTTCAGGGAAGTCAAAAATAAAGAAAATTGTAGCGATGGGAGCAAATTTAAGACCCGATTCTACAGCTATTTATTCATGGGCTACAAAAGATGTTCAGAACTTGAAAAAAATGATTGTTTCAAAAATTAAAGAAAAAGATACTAGCGAGAATTGGAATCTAATGAAACAACTTGCTGGACTTTTGATATATCAACCTACTATTGCAGCAAAAGATTTATCAAAAATTAAAGCAAAAGTTCTTATAATAGCTGGAGATAGAGACGTAATTAGAAATGAACATTCGGTAGAAATTTTTGAAAACATACCTAAGGCTCAGTTGTGTATTATGCCTGGAGAAACTCATTTTGCACCGGCTTCAAGTCCGGAAGTATTTAATGCATTAGCAAATAAGTTTTTATCAGAACCGTTTAAGAGACCAGATTCGGATTGGACTAAATGGGGTAAGTAA
- a CDS encoding aldose epimerase family protein has translation MNVLKRCVFGIGLMSLAAISVQCKSDKKMDATTVSSDEKATVTIEKSSYGTTSKGEKVDSYKLKNQNGMEVDIITFGGRITDLKVPNKEGVSENVVIGFNSLEQYEKENPFFGALIGRYGNRIAKGKFSLDGKEYQLAINNAPNALHGGPQGFFNVVWKADEVKSGNTATLKLSYLSKDLEEGYPGNLQVFVTYTLTNDNQLEVLYEATTDKKTIVNLTQHSYFNLSGDFSKTILDHELTLNADKLVPVDATLIPTGKLEDVANTPFDFRTPKLIGKDIEVKNEQLERGKGYDHCWVLNNPEKGKTIIAKVYHAASGRVMEMTTDEPGIQFYSGNFLDGTLPTRDGKKYGHRTGLCLETEHYPDSPNQKNFPTTVLNPGEKYKTKTVFKFSVKK, from the coding sequence ATGAATGTATTAAAACGTTGCGTTTTTGGAATTGGATTAATGAGTTTGGCAGCAATTTCTGTTCAATGCAAAAGCGATAAAAAAATGGATGCTACAACAGTTTCTTCAGATGAAAAAGCTACAGTTACAATCGAAAAATCTTCTTATGGAACAACTTCAAAGGGAGAAAAAGTAGACAGTTATAAGCTGAAAAATCAAAATGGGATGGAGGTTGATATCATCACTTTTGGTGGAAGAATTACCGATTTGAAAGTGCCAAATAAAGAAGGTGTTTCTGAAAATGTAGTTATCGGATTTAATTCTTTGGAGCAATATGAAAAAGAAAATCCATTTTTTGGAGCTTTAATCGGAAGATATGGAAACAGAATCGCGAAAGGTAAATTCTCTTTAGACGGAAAAGAATATCAATTAGCTATCAATAATGCACCAAATGCTTTGCACGGAGGTCCGCAAGGTTTTTTTAACGTTGTTTGGAAAGCTGATGAGGTTAAATCCGGAAATACAGCGACTTTAAAATTATCATATTTAAGTAAAGATTTAGAAGAAGGTTATCCTGGAAATCTTCAGGTTTTTGTAACATATACTTTGACAAATGATAATCAATTGGAAGTTTTGTATGAAGCAACAACAGACAAGAAAACGATTGTAAATCTAACGCAACATTCTTATTTCAATTTGTCAGGAGATTTTTCTAAAACAATCTTAGATCATGAATTGACTTTGAATGCTGATAAATTAGTTCCGGTTGATGCAACTTTAATTCCAACAGGAAAATTGGAAGATGTTGCTAATACACCTTTCGATTTCAGAACTCCAAAACTAATTGGAAAAGACATCGAAGTTAAAAACGAACAATTAGAAAGAGGAAAAGGTTACGATCATTGTTGGGTATTGAACAATCCTGAAAAAGGAAAAACAATTATTGCAAAAGTATATCACGCAGCGAGTGGAAGGGTTATGGAAATGACAACTGACGAACCTGGAATTCAGTTTTACTCAGGGAATTTCCTTGATGGAACTTTGCCAACGCGTGACGGTAAAAAATATGGACACAGAACGGGACTTTGTTTAGAAACTGAACATTATCCGGATTCTCCAAATCAGAAAAACTTCCCGACAACGGTTTTAAATCCGGGAGAAAAATATAAGACTAAAACTGTTTTTAAATTCTCAGTAAAAAAATAG
- a CDS encoding ribose-phosphate pyrophosphokinase, with the protein MSHLEPEAKIFACSQSVYLAEKIAEQYGIPLGKVTMSTYSDGEFQPSYEESIRGLRVFIVCSTFPTADNLMELLLMIDAAKRASARHITAVMPYFGWARQDRKDKPRVPIGAKLVANLLDAAGATRVMTMDLHADQIQGFFEKPVDHLFASTIFLPYVESLKLENLTIASPDMGGSKRAYAYSKFLESDVVICYKQRKAANVIDTMELIGEVKGRNVILVDDMIDTGGTLAKAADLMIEKGALSVRAICTHAILSGNAYEKIENSKLSELIVTDSIPLKRESKKIKVVSCAPLFAEVMHMVHHNNSISGKFIM; encoded by the coding sequence ATGTCGCACCTAGAACCAGAAGCTAAAATTTTTGCTTGTTCACAAAGTGTTTATCTTGCAGAAAAAATTGCAGAACAATACGGAATTCCGTTAGGGAAAGTAACGATGTCAACGTATAGCGATGGAGAATTTCAGCCATCTTACGAAGAATCAATAAGAGGATTACGCGTTTTTATCGTGTGCTCAACTTTTCCAACTGCCGATAATTTGATGGAATTGTTATTAATGATTGATGCAGCAAAACGTGCATCAGCAAGACACATTACAGCTGTTATGCCTTATTTTGGTTGGGCAAGACAAGATAGAAAAGACAAACCAAGAGTACCGATTGGAGCAAAATTAGTAGCTAATTTATTAGATGCTGCAGGAGCAACAAGAGTAATGACAATGGATTTGCATGCAGATCAAATTCAAGGGTTTTTCGAAAAACCAGTAGATCATTTATTTGCATCTACAATCTTTTTACCATACGTAGAAAGTTTAAAATTAGAGAATCTAACAATTGCATCTCCGGATATGGGAGGTTCAAAAAGAGCATATGCTTACTCTAAGTTTTTGGAATCAGATGTAGTAATCTGTTACAAACAAAGAAAAGCAGCCAACGTTATCGATACTATGGAGCTAATTGGTGAAGTAAAAGGTCGTAACGTAATATTAGTAGACGACATGATCGATACTGGTGGTACATTAGCGAAAGCAGCAGATTTGATGATCGAAAAAGGAGCATTAAGCGTTAGAGCAATTTGTACACACGCCATTTTATCTGGTAATGCCTACGAAAAAATTGAAAACTCAAAATTAAGTGAGTTAATAGTTACCGATTCTATTCCGTTAAAGAGAGAATCAAAGAAAATAAAAGTCGTGAGTTGTGCACCTCTTTTTGCTGAAGTTATGCACATGGTGCACCACAACAATTCCATTAGTGGAAAATTTATTATGTAA
- a CDS encoding 50S ribosomal protein L25/general stress protein Ctc, whose amino-acid sequence MKSITIKGSERESVGKVSTKALRNAGAVPCVLYGGNQAVHFSADAAAFKNLVYTPNAHTVVIELGKGKSFNAILQDIQVHPVSDKILHIDFFQLFDDKEITMEVPVKIVGTSKGVLAGGVLRLNTRKLKVKALPKDLPDFVEADITPLEMGNKLYVTKVGKPEYKVMHPENTVVAQVRISRAAMKAAQEAAKAAKAPAKGKKK is encoded by the coding sequence ATGAAATCGATTACAATTAAAGGATCAGAAAGAGAAAGCGTGGGCAAAGTGTCAACTAAAGCCTTACGTAATGCTGGAGCGGTTCCTTGCGTGTTATACGGAGGAAATCAGGCAGTACACTTCTCAGCAGACGCTGCAGCGTTCAAAAACTTGGTTTACACTCCAAACGCACACACAGTTGTGATTGAGCTTGGAAAAGGAAAATCATTCAATGCAATTTTGCAAGACATTCAAGTACACCCAGTATCTGACAAAATTTTACACATTGACTTCTTTCAATTATTTGATGACAAAGAAATCACTATGGAAGTTCCAGTAAAAATCGTTGGTACATCTAAAGGTGTTCTTGCAGGAGGTGTTTTACGTTTAAACACACGTAAATTAAAAGTTAAAGCTTTACCTAAAGATCTTCCTGATTTTGTTGAAGCTGACATTACTCCACTTGAAATGGGTAACAAATTATATGTTACTAAAGTTGGAAAACCAGAGTACAAAGTTATGCACCCAGAGAACACAGTTGTTGCTCAGGTAAGAATCTCTCGTGCTGCTATGAAAGCTGCTCAAGAGGCTGCAAAAGCTGCAAAAGCTCCTGCAAAAGGAAAGAAAAAATAA
- a CDS encoding acyltransferase has product MNNLTPLFALIVFIIAFSTAYIINLKYKVNNLCSRYETVDGLRGFLAISVFISHASLWYQYIQENQWATKSYLYSQLGSTSVAFFFMISSFLFISKLLNSKEKGFDWRSFFVSRFFRLAPMYYFSLTIIVIIVMIISDWKLKTGLFQFLHEMFLLGTFTVIRDTSINNFGLTYLINAGVVWSLPFEWLFYFSLPLISLIILKKKPPVFYLVISLLFVIGYFYVNVIRIPFLLSFVGGAIAALVVKKKLLENKNSTLLSILILVCLALIPQFENSNNIYCKLLITIVFVLIASGNTLFGILNSSTLKLLGEISYSTYLIHGIILFLVFYFGFGLEKAKKLLTSEYCEVVFLITPIIVIFSFLCYKGVEKPFMEISKKYNNK; this is encoded by the coding sequence ATGAATAATTTAACTCCTTTATTTGCTCTTATTGTATTTATAATTGCGTTTTCAACAGCTTATATAATTAATTTAAAATACAAAGTAAATAATTTGTGTTCACGATATGAAACGGTTGATGGTCTTAGAGGATTTCTTGCAATTAGTGTATTTATTTCTCACGCAAGTTTATGGTATCAATATATTCAGGAGAATCAGTGGGCTACTAAATCTTATTTATATTCACAATTGGGCTCAACAAGCGTTGCTTTTTTTTTCATGATTTCAAGTTTTTTATTTATTTCAAAATTGTTAAATTCAAAAGAAAAAGGATTTGATTGGAGGTCATTCTTCGTTTCAAGATTTTTTAGATTAGCCCCAATGTATTATTTTTCTCTTACTATAATTGTGATAATTGTAATGATTATTAGTGATTGGAAATTGAAAACGGGACTGTTTCAGTTTTTACATGAGATGTTTTTGTTGGGGACTTTTACAGTTATCCGTGACACCAGTATTAATAATTTTGGCTTAACTTATTTGATTAACGCTGGAGTAGTTTGGTCGCTTCCTTTTGAATGGTTATTTTATTTTAGTCTGCCTTTAATCTCACTGATAATTTTAAAGAAGAAACCACCAGTTTTTTATTTGGTAATAAGTCTTCTTTTTGTCATTGGATATTTTTATGTAAACGTTATCCGCATTCCTTTTCTTCTTTCTTTTGTAGGAGGAGCTATAGCTGCACTTGTTGTAAAAAAGAAACTTCTTGAAAATAAAAACAGTACGCTTTTAAGTATTTTAATTTTAGTTTGTTTGGCTTTAATACCTCAATTTGAAAACTCCAATAATATATATTGTAAGCTTTTAATAACAATTGTTTTTGTTTTAATAGCATCTGGAAATACACTATTTGGAATTTTGAATAGCTCAACATTAAAATTGTTGGGTGAGATTTCTTATAGCACATATCTAATTCATGGGATTATTCTTTTTCTTGTTTTTTATTTTGGATTTGGGCTTGAGAAAGCAAAAAAACTCTTGACATCAGAATATTGTGAAGTTGTTTTTTTAATTACACCAATTATTGTAATTTTTAGTTTTCTGTGTTATAAAGGTGTTGAAAAACCTTTTATGGAAATTTCAAAAAAATACAATAACAAGTAA
- a CDS encoding OsmC family protein: protein MNHLFKAELNWTSTKKQEETTSRFYSKSHQIKIEGKPVLAVSAAKAFKGDPELYNPEDLLLSSLVSCHMMSYLYVCSQNGIEVLEYSDNAEATLEVSPNGSGRFTEVRLNPKVKISNSDKINLALELHTKANQLCFIANSCNFPVLHNASCEVVME from the coding sequence ATGAACCATCTATTCAAAGCAGAACTAAACTGGACTTCAACCAAAAAGCAAGAAGAAACAACTTCAAGGTTTTATAGCAAAAGTCATCAAATTAAAATTGAAGGAAAACCTGTTTTAGCTGTTTCTGCAGCAAAAGCATTCAAAGGCGATCCGGAATTATACAATCCCGAAGATTTGTTGTTGAGCAGTTTGGTTTCGTGCCATATGATGTCCTATCTATATGTATGTTCTCAAAACGGAATAGAAGTTCTGGAATATTCAGACAATGCCGAAGCAACACTTGAAGTTTCGCCCAACGGAAGCGGACGTTTTACAGAAGTCAGATTAAATCCGAAAGTAAAGATTTCAAATTCTGATAAAATTAATTTAGCTTTAGAATTGCACACAAAAGCAAATCAATTATGCTTTATTGCTAACTCTTGTAATTTTCCCGTTTTGCATAATGCGAGTTGTGAGGTTGTTATGGAGTAA
- the pth gene encoding aminoacyl-tRNA hydrolase, translated as MIKWITKLFSSTQKEENIDNMKKYLIVGLGNIGAEYVNTRHNIGFKVLDFLARKEGLSFETVKLGALAEYKFKGRSFFLLKPNTYMNLSGKAVKYWMDKENIPLENVLVITDDLNLSFGTIRIKPKGSDGGHNGLKNINLVLNTQQYTRFRFGISDQFKKGQQVDYVLGDWDEEEKAKLPERLEVASEIIKSFGTAGLENTMTTFNGK; from the coding sequence ATGATAAAATGGATAACAAAACTGTTTTCATCAACACAAAAAGAAGAGAACATAGATAATATGAAGAAATATTTAATCGTAGGACTAGGTAATATTGGTGCCGAATACGTAAATACAAGACATAATATAGGATTCAAAGTCCTGGATTTTTTAGCTAGAAAAGAAGGACTTTCATTCGAAACCGTAAAATTGGGTGCTTTGGCAGAATATAAATTTAAAGGAAGAAGTTTTTTTCTTTTAAAACCAAACACTTACATGAATTTAAGCGGTAAAGCTGTAAAATACTGGATGGACAAAGAAAACATTCCGTTAGAGAATGTTTTAGTTATTACAGACGATTTAAACCTATCATTCGGTACTATTCGTATCAAGCCAAAAGGTAGCGACGGAGGTCATAACGGACTTAAAAATATCAATTTGGTTTTAAATACGCAGCAATACACTCGTTTTAGATTTGGTATAAGCGATCAGTTCAAAAAAGGGCAACAAGTAGATTACGTTTTAGGGGATTGGGACGAAGAAGAAAAAGCAAAATTACCGGAACGTTTAGAAGTCGCTTCAGAAATTATTAAATCTTTTGGAACGGCAGGATTAGAAAATACAATGACAACCTTTAATGGAAAATAA
- a CDS encoding superoxide dismutase — protein sequence MAFELPQLPYAYDALEPHIDARTMEIHYTKHHNAYTTNLNAAIAGTDLEGKTIENILINLDKSNAAVRNNGGGFYNHNLFWTVMSPNGGGLPTGDLLAAIEASFGTFDEFKAKFAKAGATQFGSGWAWLTVQKGGKLEVVGTPNQDNPLMPEVAGNGGTPILGMDVWEHAYYLNYQNRRPDYIEAFFSVINWTEVARRFALDK from the coding sequence ATGGCTTTTGAATTACCACAATTACCTTATGCATATGATGCACTAGAACCACATATTGATGCGCGTACAATGGAAATCCATTACACAAAACACCATAATGCATATACTACAAATCTAAACGCAGCAATCGCTGGAACAGATTTAGAAGGAAAAACAATCGAAAACATCTTAATCAACTTAGATAAATCAAACGCAGCAGTTCGTAACAATGGTGGAGGTTTCTACAACCACAATTTATTCTGGACTGTAATGTCTCCAAACGGTGGTGGATTACCAACAGGTGATTTATTAGCTGCAATCGAAGCTTCTTTTGGAACTTTTGACGAGTTTAAAGCAAAATTTGCTAAAGCTGGAGCAACACAATTTGGTTCAGGATGGGCTTGGTTAACAGTACAAAAAGGAGGTAAATTAGAAGTTGTAGGTACTCCAAATCAAGACAATCCATTAATGCCGGAAGTTGCTGGTAACGGTGGAACTCCAATCTTAGGAATGGATGTTTGGGAACATGCTTACTATTTAAACTACCAAAACAGAAGACCTGATTATATTGAAGCTTTTTTCAGTGTAATTAACTGGACTGAAGTAGCTAGAAGATTTGCTTTAGATAAATAG
- a CDS encoding SRPBCC domain-containing protein, translating into MEKIEHINYIKSPIEAVFTALTTQEGLGAFWTEKLVVKSELGFINEFNFGDNDLTKMKITELSPNKRILWECIESDPEWIGTKISFDLTEKDGVTAIVLKHFDWRELTEFYQWCNYNWAMFLLSLKNYCEDGDGTPYLKRKF; encoded by the coding sequence ATGGAAAAAATAGAGCACATTAATTATATCAAATCACCTATTGAAGCTGTTTTTACAGCACTAACAACACAAGAAGGTCTTGGCGCTTTTTGGACAGAGAAACTAGTTGTTAAGTCAGAATTGGGTTTTATCAATGAGTTTAATTTCGGAGATAATGATCTCACAAAAATGAAAATAACAGAATTATCTCCTAATAAAAGAATACTTTGGGAATGTATAGAATCTGATCCGGAATGGATTGGAACGAAAATTTCCTTTGACTTAACCGAAAAAGATGGCGTGACGGCGATTGTTCTCAAACATTTTGATTGGCGTGAACTGACCGAATTCTACCAATGGTGCAATTACAATTGGGCAATGTTTCTTTTAAGTCTCAAAAATTATTGTGAAGATGGTGATGGAACGCCTTATCTGAAAAGGAAGTTTTAA
- a CDS encoding amidophosphoribosyltransferase produces MSDALKHECGIALVRLLKPLEYYKEKYGTAFYGIQKMYLMMEKQHNRGQDGAGFASIKLDVEPGQRYISRVRSNHAQPIQDVFKQINERISEELASKPEIADDVQKIKSEIPYVGELFLGHVRYGTFGKNSIESVHPFLRQSNWMHRNLILAGNFNMTNVKELFENLVELGQHPKEMADTVTVMEKIGHFLDKEVMQLYQDCKAEGYSKREASPVIADRLDIAKILTRSAKNLDGGYAMAGLLGHGDAFVFRDPAGIRPAYFYQDDEVVVVASERPVIQTVFNVPFESVQEIEPGNALIIKKSGKVSMEQILEPTVKKACSFERIYFSRGSDAEIYQERKNLGKLILPAVLESIDSDTDNTVFSYIPNTAETSFYGLVEAAQDFLNQRKNNYILANRNTLTAETLQELLAVKIRTEKVAIKDAKLRTFITEDSSRDDLVAHVYDVTYGVIKPTDNLVIIDDSIVRGTTLKMSIIKMMDRLKPKRIVIVSSAPQIRYPDCYGIDMAKLEGLVAFRAALALLKERNLYHIVDEVYAKCKAQENYIDSDVVNYVTAIYDQFTPEEISAKIAEMLSSPEINAEVKIIFQKVEDLHVACPKNLGDWYFTGDYPTPGGNRVVNRAFMNFYEGKDARAY; encoded by the coding sequence ATGAGCGACGCTTTAAAACACGAATGTGGTATAGCCTTAGTTAGACTTCTTAAACCGCTTGAATATTACAAAGAAAAATACGGAACTGCTTTTTACGGGATACAAAAAATGTATCTAATGATGGAAAAGCAACACAACCGTGGTCAGGATGGTGCCGGTTTTGCAAGCATTAAACTTGATGTTGAGCCAGGACAACGCTACATAAGCAGAGTTCGTTCGAATCATGCACAGCCTATACAAGACGTTTTTAAACAAATCAATGAGCGAATTAGTGAAGAATTGGCTTCAAAACCTGAGATTGCTGATGATGTTCAAAAAATAAAATCAGAAATTCCATATGTTGGTGAATTATTTTTAGGACACGTTCGTTACGGAACTTTCGGAAAAAACAGCATCGAAAGTGTACACCCATTTTTACGTCAAAGTAACTGGATGCACCGTAACCTTATTTTGGCGGGTAACTTTAATATGACTAATGTTAAAGAACTTTTCGAAAATCTGGTTGAACTTGGACAACATCCAAAAGAAATGGCAGATACTGTTACAGTTATGGAAAAAATTGGTCACTTCTTAGACAAAGAAGTAATGCAACTTTACCAAGATTGTAAAGCCGAAGGTTATTCTAAAAGAGAAGCTTCTCCGGTAATTGCTGACCGATTGGATATTGCAAAAATATTAACTCGTTCTGCTAAAAACTTAGACGGAGGTTATGCAATGGCTGGTTTACTTGGTCACGGTGATGCTTTCGTTTTTAGAGATCCTGCAGGAATTCGTCCAGCTTACTTTTACCAAGATGACGAAGTTGTCGTTGTAGCTTCAGAAAGACCTGTTATTCAAACTGTATTTAATGTACCTTTTGAAAGTGTTCAGGAAATCGAACCTGGAAACGCTTTGATTATCAAGAAAAGCGGAAAAGTTTCTATGGAACAAATCTTAGAACCAACAGTTAAAAAAGCATGTTCTTTCGAAAGAATTTATTTCTCTAGAGGAAGTGATGCTGAAATCTATCAGGAACGTAAAAACTTAGGTAAATTAATTTTACCTGCTGTTCTTGAATCAATTGACAGCGATACTGATAATACTGTTTTCTCTTATATCCCGAATACTGCAGAAACTTCATTCTATGGTTTAGTTGAAGCTGCTCAGGATTTTTTGAATCAGAGAAAAAACAATTATATTTTAGCTAACAGAAACACACTTACTGCCGAAACTTTACAGGAATTATTAGCTGTAAAAATCCGTACGGAGAAAGTTGCTATTAAAGATGCTAAACTTAGAACTTTTATTACAGAGGATAGTAGCCGCGACGATTTAGTAGCTCACGTTTACGATGTTACTTACGGAGTAATCAAACCAACTGACAATCTTGTGATTATTGATGACAGTATTGTTCGTGGCACAACGCTAAAAATGAGTATCATAAAAATGATGGATCGTTTAAAACCTAAACGTATCGTAATCGTTTCATCGGCTCCACAAATTCGTTATCCTGATTGCTACGGAATTGATATGGCAAAACTTGAAGGTCTTGTTGCTTTTAGAGCAGCTTTGGCTTTATTAAAAGAAAGAAACTTATATCATATAGTAGATGAAGTTTATGCAAAATGTAAAGCACAAGAAAACTATATCGATAGTGATGTTGTGAATTATGTTACTGCAATTTACGATCAATTTACTCCAGAAGAAATTTCAGCTAAAATTGCTGAAATGTTAAGCTCTCCGGAAATTAATGCCGAAGTAAAAATCATTTTCCAAAAAGTAGAAGATTTACATGTTGCATGTCCGAAAAATCTTGGTGATTGGTACTTTACAGGTGACTATCCAACTCCTGGAGGAAATCGTGTTGTAAACAGAGCTTTCATGAATTTTTATGAAGGAAAAGACGCTAGAGCGTATTAA
- a CDS encoding DUF262 domain-containing protein translates to MNIKSIDKTIKELLSSGKQFSIPRFQREYSWDKKNYQELLDDMISCLIINEGVLESSSYFLGTMLFIGDYSENSENSKSILVVDGQQRITTITILFSALSDRFKRLGEEKLSTQIFKYIMTEDDDGNEVRVLESKTHYPYFSFYIQDREKNDIQNTSTEEEECIKESFDYLYENLEEKKLRVHLKKKLGSKDVDDLSYIDILKTIRDQILNTTFISISTFDKENANMIFEILNAKGKKLSHVDLIKNKIFEIVDENGSADFAEVKWNEIKQNLISRHETIGFATFYRHFWISNYKKTSGSKLYDDFQKEIKPKTKDRYKNFLKEVERDSEIYIKILNPRREDYGNRKEYFWLVQSLNVLMNYFNIVQVRIALLSLFKAKDNDLITTAKFKSTIIFLENFHFAYNSIFSGRASRFENTYSKFAISLNSATNKTDTSKIIEENLIEPLNNLLPDYLQFSKNFVELTFSKKDHPNNIKSKYIIGKINSHFENSDVFSDIGTIEHIKSEKDGFTSLNIGNLILLEARLNNEAGDKSYEDKKEIYLKSSYKWINDFTKSNDDWKEDSIKIRAEELSKFYYTKILGRTI, encoded by the coding sequence ATGAATATTAAGTCTATTGACAAAACTATCAAAGAATTATTAAGTTCAGGAAAGCAATTCTCTATTCCAAGGTTTCAAAGGGAATACTCTTGGGACAAAAAGAACTATCAAGAATTACTTGATGATATGATTAGTTGTTTAATAATAAATGAAGGAGTGTTAGAATCTTCTAGTTATTTTTTAGGCACAATGCTATTTATTGGGGATTATTCTGAGAATTCTGAGAATTCAAAATCAATATTAGTTGTAGACGGACAACAAAGAATTACAACAATCACCATCTTATTTTCTGCCTTATCGGATCGTTTTAAACGATTAGGCGAAGAAAAATTAAGCACTCAAATATTCAAATATATAATGACGGAAGATGATGATGGGAATGAAGTCCGAGTTTTAGAAAGCAAAACACATTATCCATATTTCTCTTTTTATATTCAAGATCGTGAAAAAAACGATATCCAAAACACATCAACTGAAGAAGAAGAATGCATAAAAGAATCTTTTGATTATTTATACGAAAACCTTGAAGAAAAAAAATTAAGAGTTCACCTAAAAAAGAAACTAGGAAGCAAAGATGTAGATGACCTATCTTACATAGATATATTAAAAACTATTCGTGACCAAATTTTAAACACTACTTTCATTTCAATATCCACATTCGATAAAGAAAATGCTAATATGATTTTTGAAATATTAAATGCAAAAGGCAAAAAGCTTTCGCATGTAGATTTAATAAAAAATAAGATATTTGAAATTGTAGATGAAAATGGGTCAGCTGACTTCGCTGAAGTAAAATGGAATGAGATCAAACAAAATTTAATTTCTAGACACGAGACTATTGGGTTTGCTACATTTTATAGGCATTTTTGGATTAGTAATTATAAAAAAACATCCGGATCTAAACTTTATGATGATTTCCAAAAAGAAATAAAACCAAAAACAAAAGATAGATATAAAAATTTTTTAAAGGAAGTAGAAAGAGATTCAGAAATTTATATAAAAATTTTAAATCCAAGGCGTGAAGACTATGGAAATAGGAAAGAATATTTTTGGCTCGTTCAAAGTTTAAATGTCTTAATGAATTATTTCAACATAGTTCAAGTTAGAATTGCCTTGCTTTCTCTATTTAAGGCAAAAGATAACGATCTAATAACTACTGCAAAATTTAAGAGCACTATTATATTCCTAGAAAACTTTCATTTTGCTTATAATTCAATTTTTTCAGGAAGAGCAAGCAGGTTTGAAAATACTTATTCAAAATTTGCAATAAGTTTAAATTCAGCAACCAATAAAACTGACACATCAAAAATAATTGAAGAAAATCTAATAGAACCGTTAAATAATCTATTACCAGATTATTTACAATTTTCGAAAAATTTTGTTGAACTGACATTTTCAAAAAAAGATCATCCAAATAATATTAAATCAAAATATATTATTGGTAAGATAAACTCTCATTTTGAAAACAGTGATGTTTTTTCAGATATTGGAACGATAGAACACATAAAATCTGAAAAAGATGGCTTTACGTCTTTAAATATTGGAAACCTAATACTTCTAGAAGCAAGGTTAAATAATGAAGCTGGAGACAAATCATATGAAGACAAAAAGGAAATATATTTAAAATCTTCTTATAAATGGATTAATGACTTTACTAAATCAAACGATGATTGGAAAGAAGATTCAATTAAAATTAGAGCCGAAGAACTATCTAAATTCTATTATACAAAAATTCTTGGTAGGACAATTTAA